From a single Mycolicibacterium moriokaense genomic region:
- a CDS encoding ABC transporter permease, whose amino-acid sequence MPTTSAASAPRRRSWTAWPVRIASVVTAIALWQVLTANDVRLWLRFDTLPTVTEIVTAFGARIGTQNYWLDLGQSLIRILTGFALAAVAGVVTGILLGRSTRFANVFGPLTELARPIPAIAIVPVAILLFPTDEAGIVFITFLAAYFPIMVSTRHAVRALPTLWEDSVRTLGGSRWDVITRVVLPGILPGVFGGLSVGIGVAWICVISAEMISGRLGVGYRTWQAYTVLAYPDVFVGIITIGVLGFATSAAVELIGRRVTRWLPRGEENAR is encoded by the coding sequence GTGCCGACCACATCCGCCGCCAGTGCACCGAGGCGGAGAAGCTGGACCGCGTGGCCTGTGCGCATCGCCTCGGTGGTCACCGCCATCGCACTGTGGCAGGTGTTGACGGCCAACGATGTTCGGCTGTGGCTGCGGTTCGACACACTGCCGACCGTCACCGAGATCGTCACCGCGTTCGGCGCCCGCATCGGCACGCAGAACTACTGGCTCGACCTCGGCCAGTCGCTGATCCGTATCCTCACCGGCTTCGCGCTCGCCGCGGTGGCCGGTGTGGTCACGGGCATCCTGCTCGGCCGCTCGACGAGGTTCGCGAACGTGTTCGGCCCGCTCACCGAACTGGCCCGGCCGATCCCCGCGATCGCGATCGTGCCCGTCGCGATTCTGTTGTTTCCCACCGACGAGGCCGGGATCGTCTTCATCACGTTCCTCGCCGCCTACTTCCCGATCATGGTGAGCACCCGCCACGCCGTGCGCGCGTTGCCGACACTGTGGGAGGACTCGGTGCGCACGCTCGGGGGCAGCCGCTGGGACGTGATCACGCGAGTTGTGTTGCCCGGCATCCTTCCCGGCGTCTTCGGTGGACTGTCCGTCGGCATCGGCGTGGCGTGGATCTGCGTGATCTCCGCAGAGATGATCTCCGGTCGTCTCGGCGTCGGCTACCGCACCTGGCAGGCGTACACCGTGCTGGCCTATCCCGATGTGTTCGTCGGCATCATCACGATCGGCGTGCTGGGGTTTGCGACCTCGGCCGCCGTCGAACTGATCGGCCGCCGCGTGACGCGCTGGCTGCCCCGCGGTGAGGAGAACGCGCGATGA
- a CDS encoding ABC transporter substrate-binding protein, whose product MKRTLAALLTAVSATALAGCSLDSQTQSDDTVNVVVGYQSKTINTVTAGTLLRAKGFLEQRLNDASNTSGKKYNVQWQDYDTGAPITAQMVAEKIDIGSMGDYPLLINGSKTQANERARTEFVSVTGYSPTGSLNMIVVPPNSPVRSVSDLAGKKVSASVGSAGHGTLVRALDNAGIDPKTGVEVLNQQPQVGASALESGQVVALSQFVAWPGLLVFQDKAQLLYDGAEGDYPTFHGVVVRRDYATQHPEVLDAFLQAQLDATDFLNQHPLESARLVAEGSGLPQEVVYLYNGPGGTSFDTTLKPSLIEALKGDVPYLKSIGDFADLNIDEFVDDTAIRKAFAERGQDYDAALNSTKNPSELSGQDPVCNIAVTDPKLAGELWIDGADATQPAANPGCLLRAIREANGRGDQIRAAYVPDTEFGTRWFADKSVWVKDGPNYLPFGTPAGAQRYIGAHPGATVVEYQEALVGAV is encoded by the coding sequence ATGAAACGCACACTCGCCGCACTGCTCACCGCCGTCAGCGCCACCGCGCTCGCCGGATGTTCACTGGATTCGCAGACCCAGTCCGACGACACCGTCAACGTCGTCGTCGGATACCAGTCGAAGACCATCAACACCGTCACCGCCGGAACCCTGTTGAGGGCCAAGGGCTTTCTCGAGCAACGCCTCAACGACGCCTCCAACACCTCGGGCAAGAAGTACAACGTGCAGTGGCAGGACTACGACACCGGCGCGCCTATCACCGCGCAGATGGTCGCTGAGAAGATCGACATCGGCTCCATGGGCGACTACCCGCTGCTGATCAACGGTTCCAAGACTCAAGCCAACGAACGCGCCCGCACCGAGTTCGTCTCCGTCACCGGATACAGCCCCACCGGCTCGCTGAACATGATTGTCGTCCCGCCGAACTCGCCCGTCCGCTCGGTATCCGACCTGGCGGGTAAGAAGGTCTCCGCCAGCGTCGGCTCAGCGGGACACGGCACGTTGGTCCGCGCCCTCGATAATGCGGGCATCGACCCGAAGACCGGTGTCGAGGTGCTCAACCAGCAGCCACAGGTCGGCGCGTCGGCGCTGGAATCAGGTCAGGTGGTGGCACTTTCACAGTTCGTCGCCTGGCCCGGTCTGCTCGTATTCCAGGACAAGGCACAACTGCTGTATGACGGCGCGGAGGGCGACTACCCGACCTTCCACGGTGTTGTCGTCCGACGCGACTACGCCACCCAGCATCCCGAGGTGCTCGACGCGTTCCTGCAGGCTCAGCTCGATGCCACCGACTTCCTCAATCAGCATCCGCTGGAGTCCGCCAGGCTCGTGGCCGAGGGCAGCGGCCTGCCACAGGAAGTCGTATACCTCTACAACGGCCCCGGCGGCACGAGCTTCGACACGACGCTCAAGCCGTCGCTGATCGAAGCATTGAAGGGCGACGTGCCGTATCTCAAGTCGATCGGCGACTTTGCCGATCTGAACATCGATGAGTTCGTCGACGACACCGCCATCCGCAAGGCGTTCGCCGAGCGCGGCCAGGACTACGACGCCGCACTGAACTCGACGAAGAACCCGTCGGAACTCAGCGGTCAGGACCCGGTCTGCAACATCGCGGTCACGGATCCCAAACTGGCGGGCGAACTCTGGATCGACGGCGCCGACGCCACCCAGCCCGCCGCCAACCCCGGCTGCCTGTTGCGCGCCATCCGCGAGGCGAACGGCCGCGGTGACCAGATCCGTGCCGCCTACGTCCCCGACACCGAGTTCGGCACCCGCTGGTTCGCCGACAAGTCCGTCTGGGTCAAGGACGGTCCGAACTATCTGCCCTTCGGGACACCGGCAGGTGCGCAGCGCTACATCGGCGCGCATCCCGGCGCGACGGTCGTCGAGTATCAAGAAGCACTGGTGGGTGCGGTGTGA
- a CDS encoding 4Fe-4S dicluster domain-containing protein produces MAQVNQRVDVPVTIDESLCIEGCTLCVEICPLDSLAINPENGKAFMHVDECWYCGPCAARCPTGAVTVNMPYLIR; encoded by the coding sequence ATGGCCCAGGTCAATCAGCGCGTCGACGTACCGGTGACGATCGACGAGTCGCTGTGTATCGAGGGCTGCACGTTGTGCGTCGAGATCTGCCCGCTCGACTCGTTGGCCATCAACCCGGAGAACGGCAAGGCGTTCATGCACGTCGACGAGTGTTGGTACTGCGGCCCCTGCGCCGCACGCTGTCCCACCGGCGCCGTCACCGTCAACATGCCCTATCTCATCCGATAA
- a CDS encoding GntR family transcriptional regulator — protein sequence MAAQEAHEPHAEPTPIRRPRADQARIVADVLRHQIHAGGYADGLPGEQELASEFFVSRNTVREALAALKDEGLIDRGPRTGTHVAIRKYDHGLDALVGLKETFKGYGEIRNEVRATMNVAAPPAVAHRLQLKPSEPVVFIERLRYLGDLPLSLDMTYLVADIGREVIEHSLEVNDVFALIEQVTDQRLGGATLAVESVAADPHSAAILQVPDGAPVLLLERLTHLDDGRPVDLEYIRMRGDRITLRSNLVRGD from the coding sequence ATGGCCGCCCAAGAAGCCCATGAGCCGCATGCCGAGCCGACGCCGATCCGGCGTCCGCGCGCGGACCAGGCGCGCATCGTCGCTGATGTCCTGAGGCATCAGATCCATGCCGGCGGCTACGCCGACGGACTGCCGGGTGAGCAGGAGCTCGCCAGTGAGTTTTTCGTCTCCCGCAACACCGTCCGCGAGGCGCTCGCGGCGCTCAAGGACGAAGGTCTCATCGACCGCGGACCTCGCACCGGCACACATGTGGCCATCCGCAAATACGACCATGGCTTGGACGCGCTCGTCGGGCTGAAGGAGACGTTCAAGGGGTACGGCGAGATTCGGAACGAGGTGCGCGCGACCATGAACGTCGCCGCGCCGCCGGCGGTCGCACACCGGTTGCAGCTCAAACCGTCCGAGCCCGTCGTGTTCATCGAGCGGCTGCGTTACCTCGGCGATCTGCCTCTCTCGCTGGACATGACCTACCTCGTCGCCGACATCGGTCGCGAGGTCATCGAGCATTCGCTCGAGGTCAACGACGTCTTCGCGCTCATCGAGCAGGTCACGGATCAGCGCCTGGGCGGCGCCACGCTGGCAGTCGAATCCGTCGCCGCCGACCCGCATTCCGCGGCGATCCTACAGGTACCCGACGGCGCTCCCGTCCTGTTGCTGGAGCGCCTCACCCATCTGGACGACGGTCGACCCGTCGACCTCGAGTACATCCGAATGCGCGGGGACCGAATCACCCTGCGCAGCAATCTGGTTAGGGGAGATTGA
- a CDS encoding pyridoxamine 5'-phosphate oxidase family protein encodes MRHEVTTVDELRAIVGKPHQQVANKVKDRLSPVQRDWLAHSPLGFVATTDEQGRVDVSPKGDPPGFVHVIDDATIAIPERPGNKRVDGYLNVLQRPYVGTLFLIPGRGDTLRINGRARILSDADYFDAMAVQGKRPILALEIDIEEVFFHCAKAFLRSDAWDPSTWNPTAVPSAAQLAKAIRTDWTQAQLDEYYSEANYRKMLY; translated from the coding sequence ATGCGCCACGAAGTCACCACCGTCGATGAGCTGCGTGCGATCGTCGGTAAGCCGCACCAACAGGTCGCCAACAAGGTGAAGGACCGGCTGTCCCCGGTTCAGCGCGACTGGCTGGCCCACTCGCCGCTCGGCTTCGTGGCGACGACGGATGAGCAGGGCCGCGTCGACGTATCACCCAAGGGCGATCCGCCCGGCTTCGTCCACGTCATCGACGACGCCACGATCGCGATCCCAGAACGGCCGGGCAACAAGCGCGTCGACGGCTACCTCAACGTCCTGCAGCGTCCATACGTCGGCACGCTGTTTCTGATCCCCGGCCGCGGCGACACGCTACGGATCAACGGTCGCGCCCGAATCCTCTCCGACGCCGACTATTTCGACGCCATGGCGGTGCAGGGTAAGCGGCCCATCCTCGCGCTGGAGATCGACATCGAAGAGGTGTTCTTCCACTGCGCGAAGGCCTTCCTGCGGTCGGACGCCTGGGACCCGTCGACGTGGAATCCGACTGCGGTGCCCAGCGCCGCGCAGCTCGCCAAGGCCATTCGCACGGACTGGACCCAAGCGCAGCTCGACGAGTACTACAGCGAGGCCAACTACCGCAAGATGCTCTACTGA
- a CDS encoding SDR family oxidoreductase yields the protein MEYRLLDIDFKGVVFTVQKALPLLNDGGSIILNSSSTNAKASDGIGVYAAIKAALRSLARTWASELRDRRIRVNVVSPGVTATPGIDNLAQLLFPGPGSAAKFEEFQISAVPTGRYGTSEEVANAVLFLASDLSSFTTGADIPVDGGINQF from the coding sequence ATGGAATACCGTCTGCTCGACATCGACTTCAAGGGTGTCGTGTTCACCGTGCAGAAGGCGCTGCCGCTGCTGAACGACGGCGGATCGATCATCCTCAACTCGTCGAGCACCAACGCGAAGGCGTCCGACGGCATCGGCGTGTACGCGGCGATCAAGGCCGCGCTGCGGTCGCTGGCACGCACGTGGGCAAGTGAGTTGCGCGACCGTAGGATTCGCGTCAATGTGGTCAGCCCCGGCGTGACTGCAACGCCCGGCATCGACAATCTCGCCCAGTTGTTGTTCCCCGGACCGGGATCCGCGGCGAAGTTCGAGGAGTTCCAGATCTCCGCCGTGCCGACGGGCCGTTACGGCACGTCCGAGGAAGTCGCCAACGCGGTGCTGTTCCTGGCGTCAGACCTCAGCAGCTTCACAACGGGCGCCGACATTCCCGTCGACGGAGGCATCAACCAGTTCTGA
- a CDS encoding TetR/AcrR family transcriptional regulator, which produces MARPRKFDEADVIAAAREQFWTRGYGATSVDDLTAVTGLGKGSLYGAFGDKHGLFLRALDDYIDTTLDDVRAQLNDPEYRAYERLTRHLRWQASSVAADKARRGCMVARTAAELGSSDDAVEDKIARVYEVWRGELANTIAEAQRDADIDKKVDPQTLAGTLLAFMRGVESLHVGGTEPAELERAAEVMIGLIPTG; this is translated from the coding sequence ATGGCCCGCCCCCGCAAGTTCGACGAAGCCGACGTGATCGCGGCCGCGCGCGAGCAGTTCTGGACGCGCGGCTACGGTGCGACGTCGGTCGACGACCTCACGGCCGTGACCGGTCTTGGCAAGGGCAGCCTCTATGGCGCGTTCGGCGACAAGCACGGGCTGTTCCTCCGTGCGCTCGACGACTACATCGACACCACGCTGGACGACGTCCGTGCGCAATTGAACGATCCCGAGTACCGCGCCTACGAGCGGCTGACCCGCCACCTCCGCTGGCAGGCGAGCTCGGTCGCGGCCGACAAGGCCAGGCGCGGCTGCATGGTGGCCAGGACGGCCGCCGAACTCGGGTCCTCGGACGACGCGGTCGAGGACAAGATCGCACGGGTGTACGAGGTATGGCGCGGCGAGCTCGCGAACACCATCGCCGAGGCGCAGCGCGACGCCGACATCGACAAGAAGGTCGACCCGCAGACGCTGGCGGGCACCCTGCTGGCGTTCATGCGCGGCGTGGAATCCCTGCACGTGGGCGGCACCGAGCCGGCTGAACTCGAGCGTGCGGCCGAAGTGATGATCGGCCTGATTCCGACCGGCTGA
- a CDS encoding molybdopterin-dependent oxidoreductase produces the protein MTRDPGAMADGDPPPRPALRWRSPLRGLWLTSVLGSVLLVALPIVTITGLLSYIAYGPQFGQAIPGDVGWLKLPTFDWPTDPSWLYRLNQGVHVGLGLILIPIVLAKLWSVIPRLFAWPPARSLAQLLERASLVMLVGGILFEIITGVLNIQYDYIFGFSFYTAHYYGAWVFIAGFVIHLAIKLPRMWSGIRSMSMRDVVRTNRKNTRPEPYEPDGLVAADPDPATISRRGALALVGGGALFIAVITAGQTIGGITRQAALLLPRGLSRGSGPNDFAVNRTAAAARITPDLTGEKWRLTLTGGPKPVVLDRATLTAMTQHTARLPIACVEGWSTTETWTGVPLRELARLAGVPEPKSAFVRSVEPRGAFNRATLQANQVMHPDSLLALRVNDADLSPDHGFPARIIVPALPGVHNTKWVGSIDFRSR, from the coding sequence ATGACACGCGACCCTGGAGCCATGGCCGACGGTGATCCGCCGCCGAGACCCGCGCTGCGTTGGCGCAGCCCGCTGCGCGGTCTCTGGTTGACGTCTGTACTGGGTTCCGTACTGCTGGTCGCCCTCCCGATCGTGACGATCACCGGGCTGCTGTCGTACATCGCGTACGGACCGCAGTTCGGGCAGGCGATCCCGGGCGACGTCGGCTGGCTCAAGTTGCCGACGTTCGACTGGCCGACCGACCCGTCGTGGCTGTACCGACTCAATCAAGGTGTGCACGTCGGACTCGGGTTGATCCTGATCCCGATCGTGCTGGCCAAACTCTGGTCGGTGATCCCACGGCTGTTCGCGTGGCCGCCCGCGCGATCGCTCGCGCAGCTGCTCGAACGCGCGTCCCTGGTGATGCTCGTCGGAGGCATCCTGTTCGAGATCATCACCGGCGTCCTGAACATCCAGTACGACTACATCTTCGGCTTCAGCTTCTACACCGCGCACTACTACGGCGCCTGGGTCTTCATCGCGGGCTTCGTGATCCACCTCGCGATCAAACTCCCCCGGATGTGGTCCGGCATTCGATCGATGTCGATGCGAGACGTGGTGCGCACCAACCGAAAGAACACCCGCCCCGAACCGTACGAACCCGACGGGCTGGTCGCTGCCGACCCTGACCCCGCGACGATCAGCCGCCGCGGCGCACTCGCACTCGTCGGCGGCGGTGCGCTCTTCATCGCGGTGATCACCGCGGGCCAGACCATCGGAGGCATCACCCGCCAGGCGGCGCTGCTACTGCCGCGCGGGCTGAGCCGCGGCTCCGGGCCGAACGATTTCGCCGTCAACCGAACGGCCGCGGCCGCCCGCATCACCCCCGACCTCACCGGTGAGAAGTGGCGGCTCACGCTAACCGGCGGACCGAAACCCGTTGTGCTCGACCGCGCCACGCTGACCGCGATGACCCAGCACACCGCGCGTCTGCCGATCGCCTGTGTCGAGGGCTGGTCGACCACTGAGACGTGGACCGGTGTGCCGCTGCGCGAGCTGGCCCGGCTTGCGGGCGTGCCCGAGCCGAAGTCCGCATTCGTGCGGTCGGTGGAACCGCGCGGCGCGTTCAACCGCGCCACTCTGCAAGCCAACCAGGTCATGCACCCGGATTCGCTTCTCGCGCTGCGGGTCAACGATGCCGACCTGTCGCCGGATCACGGCTTCCCGGCGCGGATCATCGTCCCGGCACTGCCGGGTGTCCACAACACCAAATGGGTCGGCTCGATCGACTTCCGGAGCCGATGA
- a CDS encoding methyltransferase domain-containing protein — MQGHLYDRALDGEQCWIRRDDGEVSHLPVRRWLGGCDADDRFDSAVVGLCSGPTIDLGCGPGRLVTELLRRGVPALGVDQSAKAVGLARRRGAPVLRRNMFDTLPATGRWHTVLLADGNIGLGGDPLRVLRRSAELLNRGGRCIAEFEAAATGVYSGWVRLESSHTVGPWFPWASVGIDCAAEIAREAGLALTRVHPIGGRVVATLTA; from the coding sequence ATGCAGGGACATCTGTACGACCGCGCGCTGGACGGCGAACAGTGCTGGATCAGGCGGGACGACGGCGAGGTCAGTCATCTGCCGGTGCGACGGTGGCTCGGTGGGTGCGACGCCGACGATCGCTTCGACAGCGCTGTGGTGGGGCTGTGCAGCGGACCGACGATCGACCTGGGTTGCGGCCCAGGACGGTTGGTGACCGAGCTCTTGCGCCGCGGTGTGCCCGCTCTGGGTGTCGACCAGTCCGCCAAGGCCGTCGGTCTGGCGCGACGCCGCGGCGCACCGGTCCTGCGGCGCAATATGTTCGACACGCTGCCCGCGACCGGCCGTTGGCACACAGTGTTACTCGCCGATGGCAACATCGGGTTGGGCGGTGACCCGTTGCGGGTGCTGCGGCGCTCGGCGGAGTTGCTGAACCGCGGTGGCCGGTGCATCGCCGAATTCGAGGCGGCGGCAACGGGTGTCTACAGCGGATGGGTACGGCTGGAGTCGTCGCACACCGTCGGTCCATGGTTTCCGTGGGCGTCCGTGGGTATCGACTGTGCGGCCGAGATCGCGCGAGAGGCCGGGTTGGCGCTGACGCGGGTCCACCCGATCGGCGGCCGCGTCGTCGCGACGCTGACGGCCTAA
- a CDS encoding TIGR04282 family arsenosugar biosynthesis glycosyltransferase, translated as MTEPVVALVVAKAPVPGKAKTRLAAAIGERAAADIAAAALLDTLDTVAAAPVAARVVAMTGDLDAASASAEIRSRLDAFTVVRQRGDDFGQRLANAHLDAAAATGNRAVVQIGMDTPQVTAEMLTECARGLSRTDAVLGLAADGGWWVLGISDASMADCLKEVPMSRSDTGALTLAALSGKGFHVELMAELADVDTVDDLEPVRRMCAAGSRFARAVMG; from the coding sequence GTGACAGAGCCGGTGGTTGCGCTCGTCGTCGCCAAGGCGCCGGTGCCGGGGAAGGCGAAGACGCGGTTGGCCGCCGCGATCGGGGAACGGGCGGCCGCCGACATCGCCGCGGCGGCGCTGTTGGACACCCTCGACACGGTTGCGGCCGCACCCGTGGCGGCGCGCGTGGTCGCGATGACGGGGGATCTCGACGCCGCGAGCGCATCGGCGGAGATCCGTAGCCGCCTCGATGCATTCACGGTCGTGCGGCAGCGCGGCGATGATTTCGGGCAGCGCCTCGCCAACGCCCATCTCGACGCGGCTGCCGCGACGGGCAATCGCGCGGTGGTTCAGATCGGCATGGACACCCCGCAGGTCACGGCCGAGATGTTGACCGAATGCGCACGGGGGCTGTCCCGCACCGACGCGGTGCTCGGACTGGCCGCCGACGGCGGCTGGTGGGTCTTGGGGATCTCCGATGCGTCGATGGCCGACTGTCTGAAGGAGGTGCCGATGTCGCGGTCGGACACCGGCGCGCTGACCCTGGCCGCGCTGTCTGGCAAGGGATTTCACGTCGAGCTGATGGCTGAACTGGCGGACGTCGACACGGTGGACGACCTCGAACCGGTACGGCGGATGTGCGCGGCGGGCAGTCGTTTCGCCCGGGCGGTGATGGGCTGA